The Buttiauxella selenatireducens genome has a window encoding:
- a CDS encoding YlbE family protein has translation MNTLFNQPLKVVNAGLAGFANNIQKVGGEVTPLNWQPPALGNIEAGLDLASLLRHPLVEQANQVAMERYLNAQPVLVDVMFAAEAIPAMAERKLILHSGPPISWDNMCGPVQGAIVGAILFEGWATNHEEAEALAKSGAIDLEPCHHYNAVGPMAGIISPSMPLWVIENKTNGKRAFSNFNEGLGKVLRFGANNEEVLNRLHWMRNELAPALKKAVRQIGELELKPLMAQALHMGDEVHNRNAAATGLLCKRLVPALLACNLPLETVQNAVAFITGNDHFFLNLSMAACKAMMDAAADVPFSSMVTVMARNGVNFGIRLSGTGDQWYQAPANPVEGLFFPGYGVDDAAADLGDSAITETAGVGGFAMASSPAIVKFVGGTPADATNNSRRMQAIVIGSNPAFTLPALNFAPTAAGIDARKVADRGILPIINTGIAHKQAGVGQIGAGITTAPMSCFVDAIQALAQSVGEKK, from the coding sequence ATGAACACCTTATTTAATCAGCCGCTGAAAGTGGTCAACGCTGGGCTGGCAGGATTTGCGAACAACATCCAGAAAGTCGGCGGTGAAGTGACTCCGTTGAACTGGCAGCCGCCAGCCCTCGGCAACATTGAAGCCGGGTTGGATCTGGCGAGTTTACTGCGTCACCCGCTGGTCGAGCAGGCAAACCAGGTGGCGATGGAACGTTATCTGAACGCGCAGCCGGTGCTGGTAGACGTGATGTTCGCAGCAGAAGCGATTCCGGCGATGGCTGAACGCAAACTGATTCTGCATTCCGGTCCGCCAATCAGTTGGGACAACATGTGCGGCCCGGTACAAGGGGCGATTGTCGGCGCGATCCTGTTTGAAGGCTGGGCCACCAACCACGAAGAAGCTGAAGCTCTCGCGAAAAGCGGCGCCATCGACCTCGAGCCGTGCCACCACTACAACGCCGTCGGCCCAATGGCTGGAATTATCAGCCCGTCCATGCCGCTGTGGGTAATTGAAAACAAAACCAACGGCAAACGCGCGTTCAGTAATTTCAACGAAGGGCTGGGCAAGGTTTTACGTTTCGGTGCCAACAACGAAGAAGTTCTCAATCGTCTGCACTGGATGCGCAATGAACTGGCTCCGGCACTGAAAAAAGCAGTGCGTCAAATCGGCGAGCTGGAGCTGAAACCGCTGATGGCGCAAGCGCTGCACATGGGCGATGAAGTGCATAACCGTAACGCCGCTGCCACAGGCCTGCTTTGCAAGCGTCTGGTGCCTGCGCTGCTGGCCTGTAACCTGCCGCTGGAAACCGTGCAAAACGCGGTGGCCTTTATTACCGGCAACGACCACTTCTTCCTCAACCTGTCGATGGCCGCCTGTAAAGCGATGATGGATGCCGCCGCCGATGTGCCGTTCAGCTCGATGGTCACGGTGATGGCGCGCAACGGTGTGAACTTCGGCATTCGTTTGTCCGGCACCGGCGACCAGTGGTATCAGGCTCCGGCGAATCCGGTCGAAGGCCTTTTCTTCCCTGGCTACGGCGTGGACGACGCGGCTGCGGATTTGGGCGACAGCGCGATTACCGAAACCGCAGGCGTCGGTGGCTTTGCGATGGCGTCTTCACCAGCCATCGTGAAATTCGTCGGCGGCACACCTGCCGATGCCACCAACAACAGCCGTCGCATGCAGGCGATCGTCATTGGCTCGAACCCAGCATTTACGCTGCCCGCGCTGAACTTCGCGCCGACCGCCGCTGGCATCGACGCCCGCAAAGTCGCTGACCGTGGCATTTTGCCCATCATCAACACCGGCATCGCCCACAAACAGGCGGGCGTCGGCCAGATTGGGGCCGGGATCACCACAGCACCGATGTCGTGCTTCGTGGACGCGATTCAGGCACTTGCCCAATCTGTAGGAGAAAAAAAATGA
- a CDS encoding cytosine permease, producing MRKTQESLNTASGLRIAMILLGIAVTPVLLSSSSLGNQLSSSSLISVVLLGGLILTVLSAITISVGEKARLPTYGIVKYPFGEKGAIAINILMAISLFGWIAVTANMFGHSVHDLLAQHGLELPVQLLVAAGCVIFVASTAFGFAVLGKVAQFAVPVIALVLCYILYVATHTEVAAPAAFTSMNTGVAVSTVVGTIIVLVATLPDFGSFVHNRKHALIAAGLTFLVAYPLLYWAGATPSAISGQGSLLGAMAVFGAVLPAAVLLIFACVTGNAGNMFQGTLVVSTLVTRFPKWQITVALGILSAIVGSMDIMSWFIPFLLFLGIATPPVAGIYIADFFLYRRNGYEESVLTRDPQIKVLTFVAWILGAAVGFMTVNGLFTLTTIPSVDSIAVACVAYAVLSRMSNRS from the coding sequence ATGCGTAAGACCCAAGAGAGTCTCAACACGGCGTCAGGATTACGTATTGCCATGATTTTGCTGGGCATTGCCGTCACGCCCGTGCTGCTGTCGTCTTCAAGCCTCGGCAACCAGCTTTCCAGCTCTAGTCTGATAAGCGTCGTATTGCTGGGCGGCCTGATTCTGACCGTGTTGTCGGCGATTACTATCAGCGTGGGCGAAAAAGCCCGTCTGCCCACTTACGGCATTGTGAAATATCCGTTTGGCGAGAAAGGCGCGATTGCTATCAACATTCTGATGGCCATCAGCCTGTTTGGCTGGATTGCGGTGACCGCCAATATGTTCGGCCATTCAGTGCATGATTTACTGGCACAACATGGGCTGGAACTGCCGGTGCAACTGCTGGTAGCTGCGGGCTGTGTGATTTTTGTTGCCTCAACCGCGTTTGGTTTTGCGGTGCTGGGTAAAGTGGCGCAGTTTGCCGTGCCGGTGATTGCGCTAGTGCTTTGCTACATTCTTTACGTCGCAACGCATACCGAAGTTGCCGCACCCGCTGCGTTCACCAGCATGAACACCGGCGTCGCAGTATCAACCGTGGTCGGCACAATCATCGTGCTGGTTGCCACGCTGCCCGATTTCGGCAGTTTCGTGCATAACCGCAAACATGCGCTGATCGCCGCAGGCTTGACGTTCCTGGTGGCTTACCCGCTGCTGTATTGGGCAGGTGCGACGCCAAGCGCCATCTCCGGTCAGGGTTCTTTACTCGGCGCAATGGCGGTATTTGGTGCCGTTTTGCCTGCCGCTGTGCTGCTGATTTTTGCCTGCGTCACCGGTAATGCCGGGAATATGTTCCAGGGTACGCTGGTGGTTTCCACCCTGGTGACCCGTTTCCCTAAATGGCAGATCACCGTCGCACTGGGGATTTTATCCGCCATCGTCGGCAGTATGGATATCATGTCCTGGTTTATCCCGTTCCTGCTGTTCCTCGGGATTGCCACGCCGCCGGTTGCCGGGATTTATATCGCTGACTTCTTCCTTTATCGCCGTAACGGTTACGAAGAATCGGTGCTGACCCGCGACCCGCAAATCAAAGTGCTGACCTTCGTTGCCTGGATTCTGGGCGCCGCAGTTGGCTTTATGACGGTCAATGGGCTGTTTACGCTCACCACCATCCCTTCAGTTGATTCAATTGCGGTGGCCTGCGTCGCTTATGCGGTGTTGAGCCGTATGAGTAACCGCAGCTAA
- a CDS encoding LysR substrate-binding domain-containing protein has product MFISDETIRVVHLVAKYQSITTAAEQLNKVPSAISYTIKKAEESIGAELFIRKGRYIELTPAGSYFIEHSKTILGDLDALKRNTVLIHDGIEKELSVAVNNIIPTATLVEFIRDFEREFSSTTLTVNLEVYNGCWDALYSKRADLVIGAPHSVPSTEGIISEPIGQLEWDFVVSPQHPLAGHLQPLENAELRQYSAICIRDTAVNFAPQQAWLLEGQKPLFVPDFATAIALIQQNVGIGYIPHHLALPLLNNGQLLKKPMQEHKHATKLFLAARSDGMGKVCRWCMDYLLQPAVSGKLGGGS; this is encoded by the coding sequence ATGTTTATCTCCGATGAAACCATCCGCGTTGTCCATCTGGTCGCAAAATATCAGAGCATCACCACCGCCGCCGAGCAGTTGAACAAGGTGCCATCCGCTATCAGTTACACCATCAAAAAAGCCGAGGAGAGCATTGGCGCGGAGCTGTTTATCCGCAAGGGCCGCTATATCGAACTAACGCCTGCGGGTAGCTATTTCATCGAACACAGCAAAACCATTCTTGGCGATCTTGATGCGCTTAAACGCAACACGGTGCTGATTCATGACGGGATTGAAAAAGAGCTGTCTGTCGCAGTGAATAACATTATCCCCACCGCCACGCTGGTTGAGTTTATCCGGGATTTTGAGCGCGAATTTTCCTCCACCACGCTGACGGTCAATCTTGAGGTGTACAACGGCTGCTGGGACGCGCTTTACAGTAAACGCGCTGATTTAGTGATTGGCGCGCCGCATTCAGTGCCGAGCACGGAAGGGATCATCAGCGAACCGATTGGTCAACTGGAGTGGGATTTCGTGGTCAGCCCACAGCACCCGCTTGCCGGGCATCTCCAGCCGCTGGAAAACGCCGAGCTGCGCCAGTATTCCGCTATCTGCATCCGCGACACCGCCGTTAACTTCGCCCCACAACAGGCGTGGCTGCTGGAAGGTCAAAAACCGCTGTTTGTCCCGGACTTCGCCACCGCTATTGCGCTGATCCAGCAAAATGTCGGCATCGGTTATATTCCGCACCATCTGGCGCTGCCTCTGCTTAATAACGGTCAATTGCTGAAAAAACCGATGCAGGAACATAAACACGCCACCAAATTATTCCTGGCCGCCCGTTCTGATGGCATGGGCAAAGTTTGCCGTTGGTGTATGGATTATTTGTTGCAGCCTGCGGTGAGTGGGAAGTTGGGTGGTGGGAGTTGA
- the arcC gene encoding carbamate kinase, with amino-acid sequence MSKPLAVVAVGGNALIQDESHNSIPDQYEAVMESVKHITDMVEAGWDLVLTHGNGPQVGFILRRSEMASREVAPVPLDYAVGDTQGAIGYMFQKALHNELMRRGINKPVVTLVTQTLVSKDDVAFANPCKPVGAFMDEQTAQLRQKELGWTMMEDAGRGWRRTVPSPAPLEVIERETIANLVSQGYIVIACGGGGIPVIRDEKRELKGVEAVIDKDLASALLASQLGADLLLIPTGVEKVAINFGTPQQEWLDTLTVAKAQELLDQGQFGVGSMQPKVEAILGFVNASQKQGKNASGLITSPQAIKAALAHQSGTWIAP; translated from the coding sequence ATGAGCAAACCTTTAGCTGTCGTCGCGGTAGGCGGCAACGCGCTGATCCAGGACGAGAGTCACAACAGCATTCCGGATCAGTACGAAGCCGTAATGGAAAGCGTGAAGCACATTACCGACATGGTGGAAGCCGGATGGGATCTGGTGCTGACTCACGGCAACGGCCCGCAGGTGGGCTTTATTCTGCGCCGCTCAGAAATGGCAAGCCGCGAAGTGGCTCCGGTGCCGCTGGATTACGCGGTAGGTGATACCCAGGGCGCGATTGGCTACATGTTCCAGAAAGCGCTGCATAACGAACTGATGCGTCGCGGTATCAACAAGCCAGTTGTCACCCTCGTGACGCAGACTTTAGTGAGCAAAGACGATGTTGCATTTGCCAACCCGTGCAAACCGGTCGGCGCGTTTATGGACGAGCAAACCGCGCAACTGCGCCAGAAAGAACTCGGCTGGACAATGATGGAAGACGCCGGTCGCGGCTGGCGTCGCACCGTACCTTCCCCTGCTCCGCTTGAAGTTATCGAGCGCGAAACGATCGCCAATCTGGTCAGCCAGGGCTACATCGTCATCGCCTGCGGCGGCGGCGGCATTCCTGTGATTCGCGACGAAAAGCGCGAGCTGAAAGGCGTTGAAGCGGTAATCGACAAAGACCTGGCCTCCGCGCTGCTCGCAAGCCAGCTCGGTGCCGATCTGTTGCTGATCCCAACCGGCGTGGAAAAAGTGGCGATTAACTTCGGCACCCCACAGCAGGAATGGCTGGACACGCTGACCGTCGCCAAAGCGCAGGAGTTGCTGGATCAAGGGCAATTCGGCGTTGGCAGCATGCAGCCGAAAGTGGAAGCGATTCTCGGCTTTGTGAATGCCAGCCAGAAGCAGGGCAAAAATGCCAGCGGTCTGATCACCAGCCCGCAGGCCATTAAAGCGGCTCTTGCTCACCAAAGCGGCACCTGGATCGCACCTTAA
- a CDS encoding allophanate hydrolase-related protein produces the protein MAQTTLLAVNGTLMRGLKLNPNMQKAGGVFVREARTDAHYRIWSINDDHPGMIRVMQGGTNVSLEIWELPLASFAALLESEPAGLSIGKVKLEDGSEVLGVLAENWLTEGQKEITDLGCWRKYTGHFHTA, from the coding sequence ATGGCTCAAACAACTTTACTCGCAGTCAACGGCACCCTGATGCGCGGCCTGAAACTCAACCCGAACATGCAAAAAGCAGGCGGTGTGTTCGTGCGTGAAGCCCGTACCGACGCGCACTACCGCATCTGGAGCATTAACGACGACCATCCAGGCATGATCCGCGTGATGCAAGGCGGCACAAATGTCTCGCTGGAAATCTGGGAGCTGCCGTTAGCCAGCTTCGCCGCACTGCTGGAAAGCGAGCCTGCCGGGTTATCCATCGGCAAAGTCAAACTCGAAGACGGCAGCGAAGTGCTGGGCGTGCTGGCGGAAAACTGGCTGACCGAAGGGCAAAAAGAGATCACCGATCTGGGATGCTGGCGCAAATACACCGGCCATTTCCATACTGCGTAA
- a CDS encoding DUF2877 domain-containing protein: MAIVTLTANSCGYLTARRLPEIIQVHSCFSHALNLIDDDGHLFTLLSSEKYQNLPDAVRVTQPENWDWRQQASRGETVRTTAGKLQARHWQVDISAATVWQPRLGGSSVSLNALPDALRHYETLSSQLFLFCLEHQVESDLLWACSPLIPSESKRQLAPAEAMEQLESQVAQLIGFGRGLTPDGDDYLLGYMAALWPWKLNAGLREHQQRLHQAISINLPRTTDISRHYLNRALEGHFSQPVCELLEKLTARTPTADLIAATEHVMQFGASSGVDCLAGILHGLRNINTAH, encoded by the coding sequence ATGGCTATCGTCACCCTTACGGCAAACTCATGCGGATATTTAACCGCCAGGCGTTTGCCAGAAATTATTCAGGTTCATAGCTGTTTTTCACACGCTCTCAACCTGATCGACGACGATGGCCATCTTTTTACCCTGTTGAGTAGCGAGAAATATCAGAATCTGCCCGATGCCGTGCGCGTGACGCAGCCGGAAAACTGGGACTGGCGGCAGCAGGCAAGCCGCGGAGAGACAGTTCGCACAACCGCAGGAAAATTACAGGCGCGGCACTGGCAGGTCGATATCAGCGCAGCGACTGTCTGGCAACCCAGGCTTGGCGGTTCATCAGTAAGCCTGAACGCGCTGCCAGACGCGCTGCGCCATTACGAAACACTCAGCTCGCAGCTTTTTTTGTTCTGCCTTGAGCACCAGGTTGAAAGTGATTTGCTTTGGGCGTGCAGCCCATTAATCCCCAGCGAAAGCAAACGCCAGTTGGCTCCCGCAGAAGCGATGGAACAGCTCGAATCTCAGGTGGCACAGCTTATCGGTTTTGGGCGCGGCCTCACCCCGGATGGCGACGATTATCTGCTGGGATACATGGCTGCACTTTGGCCCTGGAAGCTAAACGCGGGGCTCAGGGAACATCAGCAAAGGCTGCATCAGGCCATCAGCATAAATCTGCCGCGCACCACGGATATCAGCCGCCATTACCTTAACCGGGCGCTGGAAGGCCATTTTTCGCAGCCGGTTTGCGAGTTGCTCGAAAAACTTACGGCACGGACACCCACGGCAGACCTTATCGCCGCCACGGAACACGTTATGCAGTTTGGTGCGTCCTCCGGCGTGGACTGCCTCGCAGGAATATTACACGGGCTGCGAAACATCAACACAGCTCATTGA
- the fdrA gene encoding acyl-CoA synthetase FdrA, whose product MKSEHKVFNNLYQDSVSLMQISAQISKLPGIQQASVVMGTATNLEQLHDAGLGDNIAAGPNDLVIAVQGEDDACQEALDLAHQRLNSKPAESGNDGVRAPDLVSMEMALEKEPESNLALISVPGDYAAAEAIKALNLGMNVMMFSDNVSVAQEKAIKTLARERNRIVMGPDCGTAIVNGIPLGFANVVNRGAIGIVGASGTGVQEVTCRIDQLGAGISQALGTGGHDLSEEIGGISMLFGLQALAEDPATQVIVLISKPPAKAVAERILEQAQAAGKPVVVNFLGAKPEDITRPGVTAATTLASAADLAVALLNKTELRQHATRPDEAQLAMLEQACSTLPATRQLIRGVFAGGTFCYEAQLLCQQNGFTASSNTPVSGNSKLADIWKSSGHTLIDMGDDDFTRGKPHPMIDPTLRNQRILDELNDPQTAVVLFDLVLGYGASEDPAAGLLELLAQIDKQKLPVLIAHVCGTEADPQQRNRQIEALREAGVIVADCNAQAAVWASSVALIQAKKNGASA is encoded by the coding sequence ATGAAATCAGAGCATAAAGTTTTTAACAATCTCTATCAGGATTCCGTTTCCCTGATGCAGATTTCCGCCCAAATCAGCAAGCTGCCCGGCATTCAGCAGGCCTCCGTGGTGATGGGTACCGCCACCAACCTTGAGCAACTGCATGATGCAGGCCTTGGGGATAACATCGCCGCCGGGCCAAATGACCTGGTGATCGCCGTACAGGGCGAAGACGACGCCTGCCAGGAAGCGCTGGATCTGGCGCATCAGCGCCTGAACAGCAAGCCAGCAGAAAGCGGCAACGACGGCGTGCGCGCACCGGATTTAGTGAGTATGGAAATGGCGCTGGAAAAAGAGCCTGAATCCAATCTGGCACTGATTTCCGTACCGGGCGACTACGCCGCCGCCGAAGCGATTAAAGCCCTGAATCTTGGCATGAACGTGATGATGTTCAGCGATAACGTCAGCGTGGCGCAGGAAAAAGCGATTAAAACCCTCGCCCGTGAACGCAACCGTATCGTAATGGGCCCGGACTGCGGCACCGCGATTGTGAACGGTATTCCGTTGGGCTTTGCCAACGTGGTGAACCGTGGCGCAATTGGCATCGTCGGCGCATCCGGCACTGGCGTTCAGGAAGTCACCTGCCGTATCGACCAACTGGGCGCGGGTATTTCCCAGGCGCTGGGCACCGGCGGCCACGATTTAAGTGAAGAGATTGGCGGCATTTCCATGCTGTTTGGCCTGCAAGCGCTGGCAGAAGACCCGGCGACTCAGGTCATCGTCTTGATCTCTAAACCACCCGCAAAAGCCGTTGCCGAACGGATTCTGGAACAGGCGCAAGCGGCGGGTAAACCGGTCGTGGTGAACTTCCTTGGTGCGAAGCCAGAAGACATTACCCGCCCAGGCGTGACCGCAGCGACCACGCTTGCCAGCGCGGCAGACCTCGCCGTTGCGTTGCTGAATAAAACTGAACTACGCCAGCACGCAACTCGTCCTGATGAAGCACAGCTCGCGATGCTGGAACAAGCCTGCTCAACATTGCCAGCCACGCGTCAGCTTATTCGCGGTGTCTTTGCCGGCGGCACTTTCTGCTACGAAGCACAGCTTCTGTGCCAGCAAAACGGCTTTACCGCATCATCCAACACGCCGGTTTCCGGCAACAGCAAACTGGCGGATATCTGGAAAAGCAGTGGTCACACGCTGATCGATATGGGCGATGACGATTTCACGCGCGGCAAACCGCACCCGATGATCGACCCTACGCTGCGCAACCAGCGCATTCTTGACGAGCTAAACGATCCGCAAACCGCCGTGGTGCTGTTTGACCTGGTACTCGGCTATGGCGCGTCGGAAGACCCGGCTGCCGGGCTGCTGGAGCTGCTCGCCCAAATTGATAAACAGAAATTGCCGGTCCTCATCGCTCACGTCTGCGGCACTGAAGCCGACCCACAGCAGCGTAACCGCCAGATTGAAGCCCTGCGTGAGGCAGGCGTGATTGTCGCCGATTGCAACGCGCAAGCCGCCGTTTGGGCAAGCAGCGTGGCACTGATTCAGGCTAAGAAAAACGGAGCATCCGCATGA
- a CDS encoding cysteine hydrolase family protein: protein MTHAFDAQPFALPFDPKSTALVMIDMQRDFVEAGGFGEALGNDVSLVRSAIEPCKRVLDVARQEGLLVIHTREGHRPDLTDCPPAKLTRGGKTFIGEAGPMGRTLVRGEAGHDIIPELYPIAGEPIIDKPGKGAFYQTDLHLILQNSGIKTLIVCGVTTEVCVNTTVREANDRGYECIIPEDCVGSYFPEFQKYALEMIKAQGAIFGWVSDANNIIKGLKG, encoded by the coding sequence ATGACTCACGCTTTTGATGCCCAGCCTTTTGCACTGCCGTTTGATCCCAAAAGCACCGCACTGGTGATGATTGATATGCAACGCGATTTTGTCGAAGCCGGTGGTTTTGGCGAAGCGTTAGGTAATGATGTTTCACTGGTGCGTAGCGCAATCGAGCCGTGCAAACGTGTTCTGGATGTCGCCCGCCAGGAAGGCCTGTTAGTGATTCATACTCGCGAAGGACATCGCCCTGACCTCACCGACTGCCCACCAGCAAAACTCACGCGCGGCGGTAAGACGTTTATCGGCGAAGCAGGCCCAATGGGCCGCACGCTGGTGCGCGGTGAAGCCGGTCACGACATTATTCCTGAGCTGTACCCTATTGCCGGCGAGCCGATTATTGATAAGCCAGGCAAAGGCGCGTTTTACCAGACTGACCTGCACCTGATCCTGCAAAACAGCGGTATCAAAACGCTGATCGTCTGCGGCGTCACCACTGAAGTTTGCGTGAATACCACCGTTCGTGAAGCCAATGACCGCGGCTACGAATGCATCATTCCTGAAGACTGCGTCGGTTCTTACTTCCCTGAATTCCAGAAATACGCCCTTGAGATGATCAAAGCCCAGGGCGCAATTTTCGGCTGGGTGAGCGACGCCAACAACATCATTAAAGGTCTTAAAGGCTAA
- a CDS encoding dienelactone hydrolase family protein, translating into MKEEKSIDKLPGGNYAPAASPLASTLLHTPDDAILAGETSIPTQGEQMPAWHARPKGAEGSLPIVIVVQEIFGVHEHIRDVCRRLALEGYLAIAPELYFRQGDPNDFADIQTLLSGLVSKVPDAQVLADLDHVANWAARNGGDAHRLMITGFCWGGRITWLYAAHNPQLKAAVAWYGKLLGEKSLNSQHHPVDIAINLNAPVLGLYGGLDTGISQESVETMRHALRAANANAEIIVYPEAGHAFNADYRPSYHADSAKDGWQRMLKWFERYGTKK; encoded by the coding sequence ATGAAAGAAGAAAAATCCATAGATAAATTGCCGGGCGGAAATTATGCACCAGCGGCCTCCCCTCTGGCTTCAACCCTCTTGCATACCCCAGATGACGCGATTCTGGCGGGGGAAACGTCAATTCCTACTCAGGGTGAACAGATGCCTGCCTGGCACGCCAGGCCAAAAGGCGCTGAAGGTTCTTTGCCCATCGTGATTGTAGTGCAGGAAATCTTCGGCGTGCATGAACATATTCGCGATGTTTGCCGCAGATTAGCACTGGAAGGATACCTGGCCATCGCGCCAGAACTCTATTTCCGCCAGGGCGATCCCAATGATTTTGCAGATATTCAGACGCTTTTAAGTGGATTAGTCTCTAAAGTTCCCGATGCACAGGTGTTGGCGGATCTCGATCACGTCGCCAACTGGGCGGCCAGGAACGGCGGCGATGCTCATCGCCTGATGATTACCGGTTTTTGTTGGGGTGGACGAATTACCTGGTTATACGCCGCACATAATCCGCAGTTGAAAGCAGCCGTTGCCTGGTATGGAAAACTGTTGGGCGAGAAATCTCTTAATTCACAACATCATCCAGTCGATATCGCTATTAATCTGAACGCGCCAGTACTTGGACTTTACGGCGGGCTAGACACCGGGATTTCGCAGGAAAGTGTAGAAACCATGCGCCATGCTCTGCGCGCTGCGAATGCCAACGCAGAAATCATCGTCTACCCGGAAGCGGGCCACGCGTTTAACGCAGATTATCGCCCGAGCTACCATGCCGATTCAGCAAAAGATGGCTGGCAGCGCATGCTGAAGTGGTTTGAACGATATGGCACGAAGAAGTAA